A genomic window from Lotus japonicus ecotype B-129 chromosome 1, LjGifu_v1.2 includes:
- the LOC130718981 gene encoding DNA-(apurinic or apyrimidinic site) endonuclease 2-like: protein MDMNGRVPQASSSSATSVSDSHGRRVICDCGVVSPLRTSWTRENPGRRFYGCGLYQGKKRRCGFFQWHDQEFNQREKKVIAWLLTVVEGLKKKEKFLHWCIGVCCVVIVVLVIVIGLMYWKL, encoded by the exons ATGGACATGAATGGGCGAGTGCCTCAAGCTTCGTCGTCGTCTGCGACGAGTGTCAGTGACTCCCATGGCAGAAGAGTGATTTGCGATTGTGGGGTTGTTTCTCCACTTAGGACGTCGTGGACCAGAGAGAACCCAGGGAGAAGGTTCTATGGATGTGGCTTGTACCAG GGCAAGAAAAGGAGATGTGGGTTTTTCCAGTGGCATGATCAAGAGTTCAATCAACGCGAGAAGAAGGTGATTGCTTGGTTACTTACTGTGGTTGAAGgcttgaagaagaaggagaagtttTTACATTGGTGTATTGGAGTTTGCTGTGTAGTTATTGTGGTGTTGGTCATAGTGATTGGCCTTATGTATTGGAAGCTCTGA
- the LOC130718988 gene encoding uncharacterized protein LOC130718988: protein MRRAPGRPKKQRNKTNDEPKNPHKLKRQQSTIKCGRCGEWGHNVRTCKGKTAADREIPTGGNQVTSKFVHPEQRVSNAQGSGAGAGPSNAQGSGAGAGPSNAGRGAGRGAGRGTGRGAGRGAGRGEGRGAGRGAGRGAGRRAGRGAGRGAGRGQPLPPPQATQPIQNSQTGSTLTSQLPSASQVDERSRKKQKMVVGTQGSNA from the coding sequence ATGAGAAGGGCACCAGGAAGACCCAAGAAGCAGCGGAATAAGACTAATGATGAGCCTAAGAACCCTCACAAGCTAAAGAGACAACAATCTACAATTAAGTGTGGCAGATGTGGGGAATGGGGCCATAATGTTAGGACATGCAAAGGGAAGACTGCTGCTGATAGGGAGATACCAACTGGTGGAAATCAGGTAACATCAAAATTTGTTCACCCTGAACAGAGGGTGAGTAATGCACAGGGAAGTGGAGCTGGAGCAGGGCCAAGTAATGCACAAGGAAGTGGAGCTGGAGCAGGGCCAAGTAATGCTGGAAGAGGAGCTGGAAGGGGAGCAGGTAGAGGAACTGGAAGGGGAGCAGGTAGAGGAGCTGGAAGGGGAGAAGGTAGAGGAGCTGGAAGGGGAGCAGGTAGAGGAGCAGGAAGGAGAGCTGGAAGGGGAGCTGGTAGAGGAGCAGGAAGAGGTCAACCATTACCACCACCACAAGCCACTCAGCCTATTCAGAACTCTCAAACAGGCAGCACATTAACCTCACAACTTCCAAGTGCTTCTCAGGTTGATGAAAGGTCAAGGAAGAAGCAGAAAATGGTGGTGGGAACTCAAGGAAGCAATGCATAA
- the LOC130718997 gene encoding uncharacterized protein LOC130718997: MTEGDDDDVIVRNRSMRFHAEDMRAEFNFRVGMKFISLEEFKVAAKDHVVLTGREIYFPKNDTTRVRAACKKDCKWVMLCSKVGGRQTFAIKTLSGPHTCARVFNNKNATSKFVAKKLVEKLRGSRTMRLNDVVDEMRLGFSTSITRYRAWKGRQLALQIVEGDASKQYTLLYKFSAELRRVCAGNTCKMQLENLAGSIQPRFGRFYMCLEGCKRGFLQGCRPFIGLDGCHLKTMYGGILLCAVARDPNDQNFPLAFDVVESECKESWQWFLDLLLNDIGPDRRWIFISDQQKGLLSCLEGFEHMFCLRHLYANFKKRFGGGVVIRNLMMAAAKTTYRQQWEARMLELREQNNAAWEWMMGIPTRSWCKHDFTFYPKCDVLMNNLSESFNSTILLARDKPILTMMD; encoded by the exons ATGactgaaggtgatgatgatgatgttattGTGAGGAACAGGAGTATGAGGTTTCATGCTGAGGATATGAGGGCAGAATTTAACTTTAGAGTAGGTATGAAATTTATTTCATTGGAAGAGTTTAAGGTTGCTGCTAAGGACCATGTTGTTCTCACAGGAAGGGAGATTTATTTCCCCAAAAATGACACAACCAGGGTTAGGGCTGCTTGCAAGAAGGATTGTAAATGGGTTATGTTGTGTAGCAAAGTGGGTGGGAGACAAACTTTTGCAATTAAGACATTGAGTGGCCCTCATACCTGTGCCAGAGTATTCAACAATAAGAATGCTACTTCCAAGTTTGTTGCTAAGAAATTGGTGGAGAAACTGAGGGGTTCAAGGACAATGAGGCTCAATGATGTTGTTGATGAGATGAGGTTGGGTTTTTCCACTAGCATCACAAGGTATAGAGCTTGGAAGGGAAGACAGCTTGCTTTGCAGATAGTTGAGGGAGATGCAAGCAAACAATACACATTGCTCTATAAATTCAGTGCTGAACTGAGGAGGGTTTGTGCAGGAAATACATGCAAAATGCAGTTGGAGAATCTTGCTGGCAGCATACAACCTAGGTTTGGCAGATTCTATATGTGTCTAGAAGGTTGTAAGAGGGGATTTCTTCAGGGTTGTAGACCCTTTATTGGATTAGATGGTTGTCATCTAAAGACAATGTATGGAGGTATTCTCTTATGTGCTGTAGCAAGGGATCCTAATGACCAAAACTTTCCCTTGGCTTTTGATGTAGTGGAGTCAGAGTGCAAGGAAAGCTGGCAGTGGTTCCTTGATCTGCTACTGAATGATATTGGTCCAGATAGAAGGTGGATCTTCATATCTGACCAACAGAAG GGGCTACTGAGCTGTTTGGAGGGATTTGAACACATGTTCTGTTTGAGGCATCTTTATGCAAACTTCAAGAAGAGGTTTGGAGGTGGGGTTGTAATTAGAAACCTTATGATGGCAGCAGCAAAGACTACTTATCGCCAACAGTGGGAAGCAAGAATGTTGGAGCTGAGGGAACAAAATAATGCAGCATGGGAGTGGATGATGGGAATACCTACCAGGTCTTGGTGCAAGCATGACTTCACCTTCTATCCCAAGTGTGATGTGCTCATGAACAACTTGTCAGAGTCATTCAACTCCACAATTCTATTGGCAAGGGACAAGCCAATTCTGACCATGATGGACTGA
- the LOC130719003 gene encoding uncharacterized protein At4g04775-like: protein MRRPCSSGSCASSGTYSIPPGGICACGELIVYLTSHTSDNPGRHFWRCRNFKGLWFLLVGVQSSGTQRVVDMLRTELEDSKNKLEELKKKLEDTKMKLEESKNKISKLDCELLNKKIVFAAILIVVLGWVVSICFLYGRKM from the exons ATGAGAAGACCATGTTCATCTGGCTCTTGTGCATCCTCGGGCACTTACTCCATACCTCCAGGTGGAATCTGTGCTTGTGGGGAACTAATTGTTTACCTGACATCTCACACTTCTGATAACCCAGGAAGGCATTTTTGGAGATGCAGGAATTTCAAG GGACTGTGGTTTCTTCTTGTTGGAGTCCAAAGTTCAGGAACACAACGTGTTGTTGATATGTTGAGGACAGAGTTGGAAGATTCGAAGAACAAACTggaagaattgaagaagaaattgGAGGATACAAAGATGAAATTGGAGGAAAGCAAGAACAAAATTAGCAAGCTTGACTGTGAGCTGCTGAACAAGAAAATTGTCTTTGCAGCCATACTGATTGTTGTGTTAGGTTGGGTTGTTAGCATTTGCTTCCTTTATGGAAGAAAAATGTAG
- the LOC130729174 gene encoding protein CUP-SHAPED COTYLEDON 3 yields MLAMEDVLCELSDHEKRNEQGLPPGFRFHPTDEELITFYLASKVFNGTFTTTNVKFAEVDLNRCEPWELPDVAKMGEREWYLFSLRDKKYPTGLRTNRATGAGYWKATGKDKEVYSASSNGEKLLLGMKKTLVFYKGRAPRGEKTRWVMHEYRLDGHFSISHHHTTLISKEEWVICRIFHKSGEKKVQGHLNADSPSPTKNTTTLPPPLSLAKTPTNSLTLCQSKTSSHHHSFQNDSDHLFPFQPACFPYTRDHHPSSEVFFKTQLSQQVKEQFTTPKRTKMETTTVLHDQQQLLEDANYNYNLRWMDNKLNSNPSNFQNLFPLEIMDATGMMLDVPIGMDSWSQAQHV; encoded by the exons ATGTTAGCCATGGAAGATGTTCTGTGTGAACTCAGTGATCATGAAAAGAGAAACGAGCAAGGCTTGCCACCAGGCTTCAGGTTtcatccaactgatgaagaactCATCACCTTCTATTTGGCCTCAAAGGTGTTTAATGGCACCTTCACTACTACTAATGTCAAGTTTGCTGAAGTTGATCTCAATCGATGTGAGCCATGGGAACTTCCAG ATGTGGCAAAGATGGGGGAGAGAGAGTGGTATCTGTTCAGTTTGAGGGACAAAAAATACCCAACTGGACTCAGAACAAACAGAGCAACTGGAGCAGGGTACTGGAAAGCCACTGGGAAAGACAAAGAAGTTTACAGTGCTAGTTCCAATGGAGAAAAGCTCTTACTTGGCATGAAGAAAACCCTTGTTTTCTACAAAGGCAGGGCCCCTCGTGGAGAGAAGACCAGATGGGTCATGCATGAGTACCGTTTGGATGGTCACTTCTCCATTTCCCACCATCACACAACTCTCATCTCTAAG GAGGAGTGGGTGATATGCAGAATATTTCACAAATCTGGGGAAAAGAAAGTCCAAGGACATTTGAATGCTGATTCTCCATCCCCCACGAAAAACACTACTACTCTACCACCTCCATTATCACTTGCAAAAACCCCAACTAATTCCTTAACATTGTGTCAATCCAAAACCTCATCACATCACCACAGCTTCCAAAATGATTCTGATCATCTTTTCCCATTCCAACCTGCTTGTTTTCCCTACACCAGAGATCACCATCCATCTTCTGAAGTATTCTTCAAGACTCAGCTATCTCAACAGGTCAAGGAGCAATTCACAACTCCAAAACGAACCAAAATGGAGACTACAACAGTACTCCATGATCAACAGCAATTATTAGAAGATgctaattataattataacttGCGCTGGATGGACAATAAGTTGAACTCAAATCCAAGTAATTTCCAGAACTTATTCCCTCTTGAGATCATGGATGCTACTGGCATGATGCTAGATGTTCCTATCGGAATGGATTCTTGGTCTCAGGCCCAGCATGTCTAA